In Lolium perenne isolate Kyuss_39 chromosome 5, Kyuss_2.0, whole genome shotgun sequence, the sequence caccgccaccaacaccaacccccgcACCGAAGTTAGGCTCCGGGTAAGTTAACCACCTACGAATCCATGATCTAGCTAGTTTCAACGTGGCATTTCTGCGTTTGCTTCTCATTTGTCACAAGAAAAGGAAAATAGGGTTTAATTAAGCGTGTGAAAATGGTTGCAGGGCCACGACTATTCGTCGGGAGTGTGGCAGTTCCAGGGATACGGGTATGTGCCATCGGGCACATCTGGCGTGTCGGTGATGCAGATCCACAACGAGGAAGGTGCGGAGCACTCGACGGTGCTGATGCTGCACGTCTACGACGGTGTGCTCCGTTTCTACAGCGGGCAGGCAGTGGAGGGGAATATCTATGACCGTTGGTTCCGGCTCAACGTGGTGCATGATGTGGATAGGTCCACGGTGGCTGTGTACATTGATGGGGAGAAGAGGTTTGCAACCGATGTCACCCCTAGCCAGTCATACTACTTCAAGTTCGGTGTCTACATGCAGCACCACAACTGGTCACCATGCATGGAGTCGCGATGGACTAACGTTACCGTCTACACCAAGCCATAGGCCATCCATCCCGATTCTTTGTGCATATGTATTTGCGGACATGACTGATAGTATTTTTTTTGTCGTCAGATCATATACACATTTATTATTATTTTTGTGGTGAGAATACATAGTGTGTAACTATGCTTATATGTATTGTAAATGGAGCTGTATAAATTATTGCATGACTACAATTTTTTCGATTTGACTATTTCATCAATAGTCCAATTTTTAAAACTGATCTTGGTCACTTCTCAAAGATTTTCGATCAACATAACACCGTTCTCGTCTAAACCCAAAATTTAGCGTCTACATGCAACACCAGAACTGGTCACCATGCATGGAGTCACGCTGGACCAACGTCACCGTCTACACCAAGCCCTAGGCCGTCAATCCTGATACATGTGTACATATGTACATACGGACATGGCTGGTATATAGTAtacatttcttttttattttgatgttgAATCATATAcatattttttattatttttaaggtGAGATCATATACATAGTGTAGAACTATGCTTATATCTACTGCAAGTGGAGATGTATAAATTATTGCATGATTCCTTTTTTGAATTGATTATTTCATCAGTAGTCCAAATTTTTAAACCTGATCTCGGTCACTTCTCAAACTTCCTGATCAACACATAACACCGCTTTCATCTAAACCTCGGGCACTAGAAACATCGCATGATCTAGGATGGCCGTATTTGTTGCCGCCCATAACATATATTAAATTTTTTTAATCTTAATCTtatcttttatttttttcatACAGTTCATGGGAATTCTTAACGTGCAGTGACAAAAAAATTATGCACTTCTAAATTAAATGCAGTAGTGTTCATATTTATAACAAAATATGTCCTTGTACATCGAATAATGTCTTCATATGTACAGAAAATGTTCATGTAtctgaaaaaggaaaagaaaaatagaaaaaatatcaggaaaatagaaaaaatgatggaaatacaaaaaaaatatgtCCACGTGGACCAACTAGCCTATTTCAAAAAATTACTTGCATTTTTTCTTAAAAGAAAATAACGTAAAAAATCTTTCATATTCATTAATATGGAATATGCATCAAGTAAGATTTCCGAGAATAGGAAGGTTTTTGTGTGCTCCTCGGCCACATGGACTAACTTGCGTACATGTTTGTCGACATTAGTACGCCTCAAAACAAATCCGAAGCTCACAAATGTTGAGACAAGCTATTGATATCGCGGACTGAAAATATAATACCTGTTCTTGCTAATTCTCAGTTGCCTCTAATTAGTCACGTAAAGTTCCATTGTGCACTATGTCGTGCACTTTTGAATTCAATCAATTTTAGTGTAACTCAGTGGTGGTCCATTGTGCAATCCCCGCACCAAAAAAAGACATTGTCTAACGAATTAGTGGCCCATTCCAGCACGCACGGCATGTAGCGTCGACGTGCATATTTGTTTCATAGTCTATCAAACAGCCGTCAAACAATAACAAATTTGTAATA encodes:
- the LOC127303523 gene encoding citrate-binding protein-like, coding for MVLLLVANLVHCAVHASASGANPTAGFVKVDLTDRNFQVQSPYNVPESQRFQYSHGVRQFWILDTDKPFNTATNTNPRTEVRLRGHDYSSGVWQFQGYGYVPSGTSGVSVMQIHNEEGAEHSTVLMLHVYDGVLRFYSGQAVEGNIYDRWFRLNVVHDVDRSTVAVYIDGEKRFATDVTPSQSYYFKFGVYMQHHNWSPCMESRWTNVTVYTKP